A genomic window from Lotus japonicus ecotype B-129 chromosome 1, LjGifu_v1.2 includes:
- the LOC130723631 gene encoding uncharacterized protein LOC130723631 yields MGPRPPMQSDFNPTSQQLQLAPVVLLILKTRITFFGAARIQATCGGASDRCYRSSWFARILSHRHGTLAVAVLWWSWRWRNQKIFDVQGFTMNHVLRFILRDEALWRSSLQSPEHTMHVDTLGTTASNTVVTIAVDGSWNPSVSRMGCAAIVRDSRGAWLSATSVSYSSGSAFLAEVLAMEVGLRHALDLGYMNVSCLSDCARALHVLQEGTNITSYWNREEICRVRALLASLQDVRLMQVDRAKNNTADKLAREACCLGSPIQVWKQPPSFVFDSLFLDSIS; encoded by the coding sequence ATGGGGCCTCGCCCACCAATGCAAAGCGATTTCAATCCCACCTCACAGCAACTGCAGCTTGCTCCCGTTGTGCTGTTGATATTGAAGACACGGATCACCTTTTTCGGTGCTGCCCGGATTCAAGCGACTTGTGGAGGAGCTTCTGATCGGTGCTACCGGAGTTCCTGGTTTGCTAGGATTCTGTCTCACCGACATGGTACTCTCGCTGTTGCAGTCTTATGGTGGAGCTGGCGTTGGAGAAACCAGAAAATATTTGATGTGCAGGGCTTCACCATGAACCATGTGTTGAGGTTTATCTTACGGGACGAAGCTTTATGGCGTAGCTCTCTGCAATCTCCTGAGCATACTATGCATGTGGACACGTTGGGAACCACAGCCTCCAACACGGTCGTGACTATTGCGGTTGATGGCAGTTGGAACCCCTCAGTGAGTAGAATGGGATGTGCTGCGATTGTGAGGGACTCTCGCGGAGCATGGTTGTCTGCAACATCAGTAAGTTACAGCTCTGGTTCAGCATTCCTTGCTGAAGTTCTTGCCATGGAAGTAGGGCTTCGCCATGCTCTTGATTTGGGATACATGAATGTGTCTTGTTTGTCGGATTGCGCGCGGGCACTTCATGTGTTGCAAGAGGGAACCAACATTACCAGCTATTGGAACAGGGAAGAGATATGTCGTGTTCGTGCCTTACTAGCTAGTCTACAGGATGTCCGTTTGATGCAGGTTGATCGAGCCAAGAACAACACCGCTGATAAGTTAGCACGAGAAGCTTGTTGTTTAGGGTCTCCCATCCAAGTCTGGAAGCAGCCGCCTTCCTTCGTTTTTgattctttgtttttagattcTATTTCTTAG
- the LOC130733559 gene encoding peptide-N4-(N-acetyl-beta-glucosaminyl)asparagine amidase A, translating into MDTFLYLLLFLSLFFTPLLSHSQPNRFLKPLLHGNRHQEYIELSYPPPSHEPTPSCSHQILHHSFANTMDSPPYTTLYSPPSHCPPPWSRAVIHFHAKSKGNQYDRIAALWLAGAELLRTSTAEPTDSGIFWDVRKDVTRFSSLLSSSNLDLTMMLENIVNREFTGVYHVTVTLLFYNEVPFNPPPPCPERLNSNRGSISRSRSLMGEPTVTGSSELYDSPADLIIPISDDGERGFWFRVEDDRDVGSRKIQIPMNTQRVVLELCVSFHGNDEFWYSNPPNAYITANGLATGRGNGAYREVYVTIDGDVVGWEVPFPVIFTGGINPLFWEPVVAIGAFNLPSYDIDLTPFLGKILDGKDHVFGIGVVKGISFWLVNANLHLWLDHESTVVQANEVTHHSPETSVERQGEFTGLDGHFGVVAEKETQVSGWVSTSKGNFTTVISQGFAFSNVIKFQHNGTNKMVKQKFKAKKKMKVMNEKGELVSRLRVRRKYPLRFISVTEPLNERYKLYTNFSHGFEEKYVGRCFMKSVSNAQDSNGWIEVQGHDVLSGEASTKQNYSYADMFNCYSRDVAAANGRVFYDDSSFLCENSL; encoded by the coding sequence ATGGACACTTTCCTCTACTTGCTCCTCTTCCTCTCCCTCTTCTTCACTCCATTGTTGTCTCATTCCCAACCAAACCGTTTCCTCAAACCCCTCCTCCATGGCAACCGCCACCAAGAGTACATAGAGCTAAGCTACCCACCACCGTCACATGAACCAACACCGTCATGCTCCCACCAAATCCTCCACCACTCCTTCGCCAACACCATGGACTCCCCACCTTACACCACCCTTTACTCCCCTCCCTCCCACTGCCCCCCACCATGGTCACGCGCCGTCATTCACTTCCACGCCAAGTCCAAAGGCAACCAATACGACCGCATCGCCGCCCTCTGGCTCGCCGGCGCCGAGCTCCTCCGCACCAGCACCGCCGAGCCCACCGACTCGGGCATCTTCTGGGACGTCCGCAAAGACGTCACCAGATTCTCCTCTCTCCTCTCCAGCTCCAACCTCGACCTCACCATGATGCTCGAGAATATCGTCAACCGCGAATTCACCGGCGTCTACCATGTCACCGTCACGCTCCTCTTCTACAACGAGGTTCCGTTCAACCCTCCGCCACCATGCCCTGAGCGTTTGAATTCGAATCGAGGTTCAATTTCACGGTCACGGTCTCTGATGGGTGAACCAACGGTGACTGGTTCATCGGAATTGTATGATTCTCCGGCGGATTTGATTATTCCGATCTCCGACGACGGAGAGCGAGGGTTTTGGTTCAGGGTAGAGGACGACCGTGATGTGGGTTCCCGGAAAATTCAAATTCCGATGAACACTCAGCGAGTGGTGCTTGAGCTCTGTGTGTCATTCCATGGAAACGATGAGTTCTGGTACTCGAATCCTCCGAATGCGTACATCACCGCGAACGGTTTAGCTACAGGGCGGGGCAACGGAGCTTACAGGGAGGTTTACGTGACGATCGACGGCGATGTTGTTGGCTGGGAGGTTCCATTTCCGGTGATCTTCACCGGCGGGATTAACCCTCTTTTCTGGGAACCCGTCGTGGCGATTGGTGCTTTCAACCTTCCTTCATATGATATAGACTTAACCCCATTTCTGGGGAAGATTCTGGATGGGAAGGATCATGTTTTTGGAATTGGGGTGGTTAAGGGTATCTCATTTTGGCTTGTGAATGCTAATTTGCACCTTTGGTTGGATCATGAATCGACGGTGGTTCAGGCGAACGAGGTCACTCACCATAGCCCTGAAACCAGTGTGGAACGCCAAGGGGAGTTTACAGGGCTTGATGGGCATTTTGGGGTGGTAGCAGAGAAGGAGACACAGGTTTCAGGGTGGGTTTCAACTAGCAAAGGCAACTTCACCACCGTGATTTCGCAGGGTTTCGCGTTTAGCAACGTGATAAAGTTCCAGCACAATGGGACTAATAAGATGGTGAAGCAGAAGTTCAAggcgaagaagaagatgaaggtgatgaATGAGAAAGGCGAATTGGTTTCTCGGTTGAGGGTTAGGCGCAAGTACCCTCTGAGGTTTATCAGTGTGACTGAGCCTTTGAATGAGAGGTATAAGCTCTACACCAATTTTTCTCATGGTTTTGAGGAGAAGTATGTTGGTAGGTGCTTCATGAAATCGGTTAGCAATGCCCAGGATTCAAATGGGTGGATAGAGGTTCAGGGTCATGATGTTCTGTCAGGTGAAGCAAGCACAAAACAGAATTATAGTTATGCTGACATGTTCAATTGCTACTCTAGGGATGTTGCAGCAGCTAATGGCAGAGTCTTCTATGATGATTCAAGTTTTTTGTGTGAAAATTCTTTGTAA
- the LOC130731592 gene encoding uncharacterized protein LOC130731592 has product MVSLSLYRMKKFFPVLSRDKTTSSSANLDASETPSEGIKIVDYELLETDPGIRPPISSYHPNIQNEVRKAYLKIGRHQPPDNFLYPWTYQGNKRRRFCKNWFDWYDWIDYSESKDLAFCLPCFLFKNVYKYGGDHFVTEGFGDWKNSHRLGSHATSSNTHRDCVLKSYDLMNPKQSIEAALVNQTKQMSSEYRVRVNTSLIATKFLLRCGMPFRGSDESFNSLFKGPFLELVDTLKEINPEIANVIDCAPGNNFMIAPKIQKDLAAACACEITKQIVCDIADDVFCVLIDESGDVAGKEQMAVVIRYVNSEGLVKEMFLGIVSVKETSAKSLKEALEKLLSINGLSLSSIRGQGYDGASNMRDKFGGLRTLIQNETPSTYYVHCFAHQLQLALVACAKTHKDVSGFFGKVNMLVTFIRSSNKRQDFLRDKQVSQFAKLLEEGEIETGSGLNQESSIARAGDTRWGSHFRTLTRLMTLYGAIIEVLEEVGKDLSFEKHGETVLLLEVLQSFDFIFMLYMMVEILGFTNDLSEALQKRDQDLLNALSLVQATKEELQEMRNDGWEELISKVMKICNKHDIDVPDLDAPFLQGKKPRRHALTSSVSNLHHYKHDCLFSVLDLQLHELNARFDEENTELLQCVSCLNPPSSFEAFDVKKLLRMVELYPNDFVDVPEVVVRHQLQNYVRNVRSDPKFAKLKGLSDLCAKLVETKRCNTFYIVYKLLKLALVLPVATSSVERVFSAIKFVKSQLCNKIGDQWLNDRLVTFIERDVLGTIDNDVILAHFQIMDSRRFSL; this is encoded by the coding sequence ATGGTTTCATTATCTCTTTATAGGATGAAGAAATTTTTTCCTGTGCTTTCAAGAGACAAAACTACTTCTTCTTCGGCAAATCTAGACGCATCGGAAACTCCAAGTGAGGGTATTAAAATTGTTGATTATGAATTGTTGGAAACAGATCCAGGAATTAGGCCTCCAATTTCAAGCTATCATCCCAACATCCAAAATGAGGTAAGGAAAGCTTATTTAAAAATAGGCCGTCATCAACCTCCTGACAATTTTCTTTATCCTTGGACTTATCAAGGTAATAAAAGACGTAGATTTTGCAAAAATTGGTTTGATTGGTATGATTGGATTGATTATAGTGAATCTAAGGACCTAGCATTTTGTTTGCCATGTTTCTTGTTTAAGAATGTCTATAAATATGGGGGAGATCACTTTGTGACAGAGGGGTTTGGTGATTGGAAGAATTCTCATAGATTGGGTAGTCATGCTACTTCTTCCAATACTCATCGTGATTGTGTGCTTAAGAGTTACGATCTCATGAACCCAAAGCAAAGTATTGAGGCTGCACTTGTTAATCAAACTAAACAAATGAGTTCTGAATATCGTGTTCGTGTCAACACATCTCTTATAGCTACTAAGTTTCTTTTGAGGTGTGGTATGCCATTTAGAGGGAGTGACGAGTCCTTTAACTCTTTATTTAAGGGGCCATTTCTTGAGTTGGTGGACACTCTAAAGGAAATTAACCCAGAGATAGCTAATGTAATAGATTGTGCTCCGGGAAATAACTTTATGATTGCCCCTAAGATTCAAAAGGATCTTGCTGCTGCTTGTGCATGTGAAATAACTAAACAAATTGTATGTGATATTGCGGATGATGTATTTTGTGTTTTGATTGATGAATCCGGTGATGTTGCTGGTAAAGAACAAATGGCTGTTGTTATTCGCTATGTTAATAGTGAAGGCTTGGTAAAAGAAATGTTTCTTGGGATTGTTAGTGTTAAAGAAACAAGTGCTAAGTCGCTTAAGGAGGCACTTGAGAAGTTATTGTCTATTAATGGCTTGAGTTTATCTAGCATAAGGGGGCAAGGATATGATGGAGCTAGCAATATGCGAGATAAATTTGGTGGTTTAAGAACTTTAATTCAAAATGAAACTCCATCCACTTATTATGTGCATTGTTTTGCCCATCAACTTCAATTGGCACTTGTTGCATGTGCTAAGACTCACAAAGATGTTAGTGGATTTTTCGGGAAGGTCAATATGCTTGTTACTTTCATACGATCTTCTAACAAGAGGCAAGATTTTCTTCGGGACAAACAAGTATCTCAATTTGCTAAATTGCTTGAAGAGGGTGAGATAGAGACTGGTAGTGGATTAAATCAAGAATCGTCTATTGCTAGAGCGGGTGACACTCGTTGGGGTTCCCACTTTAGGACTCTCACTAGATTGATGACTTTATATGGTGCCATTATTGAGGTACTTGAAGAAGTCGGGAAAGATCTGTCATTTGAAAAACATGGTGAAACAGTGCTTTTGCTAGAAGTGCTTCAATcctttgattttattttcatgttATACATGATGGTTGAGATTTTAGGATTTACAAATGATTTAAGTGAAGCACTACAAAAGCGTGATCAAGATCTTTTGAATGCTTTATCACTTGTCCAAGCCACCAAAGAAGAATTGCAAGAAATGAGGAATGATGGATGGGAAGAACTTATATCTAAGGTTATGAAAATTTGCAATAAGCATGATATTGATGTGCCTGATTTGGATGCACCGTTTTTGCAAGGGAAGAAACCTAGACGACATGCTCTCACTTCTAGTGTTTCTAATTTGCATCATTATAAGCATGATTGTTTATTTAGTGTTTTAGATTTGCAGTTGCATGAGCTCAATGCTAGGTTTGATGAAGAGAATACTGAACTTTTACAATGTGTTTCATGCTTGAATCCCCCATCATCTTTTGAAGCTtttgatgtgaaaaaattatTGAGGATGGTTGAACTTTATCCAAATGATTTTGTTGATGTGCCGGAAGTGGTAGTGCGACATCAGCTTCAGAATTATGTTAGAAATGTTCGAAGTGATCCAAAATTTGCAAAGTTAAAAGGACTTTCAGATCTTTGTGCAAAACTTGTGGAAACAAAAAGGTGCAACacattttatatagtttataagcTTCTGAAGTTGGCTTTAGTCTTACCGGTAGCTACTTCAAGTGTGGAACGTGTGTTTTCAGCTATAAAGTTTGTGAAAAGTCAGTTATGTAACAAAATCGGTGATCAATGGTTAAATGATCGTCTTGTAACTTTTATAGAAAGAGATGTTCTTGGAACAATTGACAATGATGTTATTTTAGCACATTTTCAAATAATGGATAGTAGACGATTTTCATTGTAA
- the LOC130723720 gene encoding uncharacterized protein LOC130723720 encodes MCIVEFQKRGLPHAHILIWLSEGAKLRTGSDIDKIISVELSDPTLYPSLSNVVSNFMLHGPCGLANKSSPCMKVRRCKKFFPKDYEDATRIDEDGYPKYERRQTRITISKKWVNLDNIYVMPYNPQLLMRYQTHINVEYCNKSNAIKYLFKYVNKGPDRVSIEISNHGKDTNEDEVVDEIKQYYDYRYLSPCEAVWRIFQFYIHDKWPPIHRLAFHLPNEQSITFRDYERIDRVVERSETLDTMFLAWFEANKKYPAGRNLTYAKFPQMFVYDHDARLWKLRKQGFAIGRLTYIPLGCGEIFYMRLFLTIQKGCTSFNDVKTFHGQLFETFRDACYALGLLADDKEFIDAIKESSKLGSGHQLRRLFATLLFMCTMSIPDLVWNVTWRLLADGILHERRRRLQIPGF; translated from the coding sequence ATGTGTATAGTTGAGTTTCAAAAACGAGGGCTACCTCATGCTCATATCTTGATATGGTTGTCAGAGGGTGCAAAATTGAGAACAGGGAGCGACATTGACAAAATTATATCAGTAGAGTTATCAGACCCTACATTGTATCCTTCATTATCAAATGTTGTTTCAAATTTTATGTTGCACGGACCATGCGGTTTAGCAAACAAGTCATCTCCATGTATGAAAGTTCGGCGTTGTAAGAAATTTTTCCCAAAGGACTACGAAGATGCAACAAGGATTGACGAGGATGGGTATCCAAAGTACGAGCGAAGGCAAACTAGAATAACTATAAGCAAAAAATGGGTCAATTTGGATAACATATATGTTATGCCTTACAACCCACAACTTCTTATGAGGTATCAGACCCATATCAACGTTGAATATTGCAATAAATCAAATGcaataaaatatttgttcaagTATGTGAACAAGGGTCCTGATCGAGTTTCTATTGAAATTTCTAATCATGGAAAAGACACAAACGAAGACGAGGTTGTAGATGAGATAAAGCAGTATTATGACTATAGGTACTTATCTCCATGTGAAGCAGTGTGGAGAATTTTCCAATTCTATATTCATGACAAGTGGCCCCCAATTCATAGGCTAGCCTTTCATCTACCTAATGAGCAGTCAATTACCTTTAGGGATTATGAAAGAATAGATAGGGTTGTTGAACGAAGTGAgactcttgataccatgttttTAGCATGGTTTGAAGCAAACAAAAAATATCCAGCTGGTCGAAATCTAACATACGCAAAATTTCCTCAAATGTTCGTTTACGACCATGATGCAAGGTTATGGAAACTCAGGAAACAAGGTTTCGCAATTGGAAGGTTGACTTATATCCCTCTTGGTTGCGGAGAAATTTTCTACATGAGACTATTCCTCACTATTCAGAAAGGATGTACGAGTTTCAATGATGTGAAGACATTTCATGGGCAATTATTTGAAACATTCCGAGATGCATGTTATGCTTTGGGATTGCTAGCTGATGACAAGGAGTTCATAGATGCAATTAAGGAATCAAGCAAGCTAGGTTCTGGTCACCAATTAAGACGGTTATTCGCTACTTTGCTATTCATGTGCACAATGAGTATACCAGACTTGGTTTGGAATGTTACATGGAGGTTACTTGCTGATGGAATCTTGCATGAAAGAAGAAGACGACTTCAAATACCagggttttga
- the LOC130733558 gene encoding probable methyltransferase PMT23 yields MAPTTVQDFFKERKYPFIFTLLALFICVLLLLFTNTASNTFVFYSNVIQQPPLNPSPVSTDSASNPEENEQNPPPSVTNITEEAVGDVSIDWKLCSDHVTVDYIPCLDNAKAIKALKSRRHMEHRERHCPDTGLNCLLPLPKGYRVRVPWPKSRDMIWYDNVPYPKLVEYKKDQHWVVKSGEYLVFPGGGTQFKDGVDQYIKFIQKTFPAIKWGKHVRVVLDVGCGVASFGGYLLDKNVITMSFAPKDEHEAQIQFALERGIPATLSVIGTQKLTFPDNGFDMIHCARCRVHWDADGGKPLYELNRILRPGGFFAWSATPVYRDDERDQKVWNAMVAITKAMCWKVVAKAHDSSGIGLVIYQKPTSSSCYEKRKEKDPPLCQNKDGKNSSWYARLSSCLNPLPVDGMGNLQSWPKPWPQRLTSKPPSLPTDSDAINNFFKDSKVWSELVPDVYVNALPIKWSSIRNVMDMNAGYGGFAAALIDLPVWVMNVVPIDVPDTLSIIMDRGLIGMYHDWCESFNTYPRTYDLLHSSHLFKYLEQRCDLLDVVVEIDRILRPDGYLLVHDSMEMLSKLSPILHSLHWSVTLHQNQFLVGRKSFWRPELLKLNA; encoded by the exons ATGGCACCAACTACAGTTCAAGACTTCTTCAAAGAGAGAAAATACCCATTCATTTTCACTCTCTTAGCCTTGTTCATCTGTGTCTTGCTCCTCCTCTTCACCAACACTGCCTCCAACACCTTTGTTTTCTACTCTAATGTCATTCAGCAACCACCCCTTAACCCTTCCCCTGTATCCACAGACTCTGCTTCAAACCCTGAAGAGAATGAGCAAAATCCACCACCAAGTGTGACCAATATCACAGAGGAGGCTGTTGGTGATGTGAGTATTGATTGGAAGCTATGTAGTGATCATGTGACGGTTGATTATATACCATGTTTAGATAATGCTAAGGCGATTAAGGCTTTGAAGTCAAGGAGGCACATGGAGCATAGGGAAAGGCATTGTCCTGATACTGGTCTGAACTGTTTGCTGCCCCTTCCTAAAGGGTATAGAGTTCGAGTTCCGTGGCCTAAGAGCAGGGACATG ATTTGGTATGATAATGTCCCTTATCCAAAGCTAGTTGAGTACAAGAAGGACCAACACTGGGTTGTGAAGTCTGGAGAATATCTAGTCTTTCCAGGAGGTGGTACTCAATTCAAAGATGGAGTTGATCAATATATCAAGTTCATACAGAAG ACATTTCCAGCAATTAAATGGGGAAAGCATGTCAGGGTTGTTCTGGATGTTGGCTGTGGTGTTGCTAGCTTTGGTGGCTATCTGCTTGACAAAAATGTTATTACCATGTCATTTGCCCCCAAGGATGAACATGAAGCTCAGATACAATTTGCTCTCGAGCGAGGAATTCCTGCAACTCTTTCTGTCATTGGAACGCAAAAATTGACTTTTCCTGACAATGGGTTTGATATGATCCATTGTGCACGGTGCAGGGTTCATTGGGATGCAGATG GTGGTAAACCGTTATACGAACTCAATAGGATTCTCAGACCTGGCGGTTTCTTTGCATGGTCTGCAACACCAGTTTATCGTGACGATGAAAGAGATCAGAAAGTATGGAATG CCATGGTAGCTATAACAAAAGCTATGTGCTGGAAGGTTGTGGCTAAGGCTCATGATTCCTCTGGAATTGGGCTTGTCATATACCAGAAGCCTACCTCATCTTCTTGTTATGAGAAACGTAAAGAGAAAGATCCACCTTTATGTCAAAATAAGGATGGGAAAAATAGCTCATG GTATGCCAGACTCAGTAGTTGCCTTAATCCTCTTCCAGTTGATGGTATGGGCAACCTACAGAGCTGGCCCAAGCCTTGGCCTCAAAGGCTTACCAGTAAGCCCCCCAGCTTACCTACTGATTCAGATGCCATCAATAACTTCTTCAAGGATAGCAAGGTCTGGTCTGAGTTGGTGCCAGATGTTTATGTGAATGCTCTTCCTATTAAGTGGTCGAGTATCCGAAATGTTATGGACATGAATGCTGGTTATGGAGG ATTTGCTGCAGCTCTGATTGATCTACCAGTCTGGGTGATGAATGTAGTACCAATTGATGTGCCAGATACTCTTTCTATTATAATGGACAGGGGATTAATAGGAATGTATCATGATTGGTGCGAGTCCTTTAATACCTATCCTCGCACATATGATCTCCTTCATTCTAGCCATCTTTTCAAATATCTTGAGCAAAG GTGTGACCTTCTGGATGTGGTTGTGGAGATAGATCGCATCTTGAGACCAGATGGATATCTTCTGGTTCATGATTCCATGGAAATGCTAAGCAAGCTCAGTCCAATCTTGCATTCCCTTCACTGGTCAGTAACGTTGCATCAAAATCAGTTTCTTGTTGGCAGGAAGAGTTTCTGGCGTCCTGAGCTTTTGAAACTGAATGCATAG